The genomic window TGGTGAGCATTATTTCTGGCTGGGGGAGAgcggattggaagaactggGGATTAAAAGGGGGTTGTGATAGAGCTTGTCTACACCTGTGGATGGCAAGAAAATCTTCAGAAAGGGTGACAGAGAGGTCGCAATCTTACTCCCGATGTCAACAATCCCAAAAACTCAGTAAAGTGAGGTTATTCAGTATCTCCTAGGCGGATGCATTCTCTCAGTAACAGCAATTGTCAACGCAATATATCCCTACTTCACGGAGTCAGTTGAACAGTCATGCCGTTCGGCGTCCTGCCGGAAGTCATTTGCAATGTTTGCAGTTAATCTATATTATACTGGGAATATCAATATAGCGGCGATCCCCGATGGAGTCGCCCCTACAACAATCCCAAGCAAATCCAAAGTGAAGAGGAGAACACCGTGACCGATTGCGGACGATAAGTTCTGAAGATCCTCGAAACTTAAGTGATATATATACATACCATGTTCCGTCTGAGTGCCAATCAATACTGTGGCATCAGTAATCGATGACATTGGCTTACCAGCCGCTCGCAGAAGTGGCACTTTAGCCTGTGTAAACCCAGGTGCGGCAGGCTCTCCCTTGCAAATCTACATGTATTGCAGTGCGCAGAGTCGACGTTGTCTTCTGCGATGTTGGAAGTAGACAGCCAACCTCTTTGATGTAGTTTCTACCTCTTCTCAGGGAAGTTTTCAGTGTCAAATGATTCTGTGTTCAAATTCCTATTCTTTCAATGAATTAAAATGCCTGGACATCGGCCAGTAGGCGAAAAAATCCCATCATGCACCCACGCTAAGAGACAAACAAGACAAGGAAACACCTGTTACCTATGAACTCATATATCAAATTCCAACGTCTACCACAGCATGACCATGCAACAACAAGATTTCAGTTCGGCAAGACGCTTTTGGCaaggagagaaaaacaaTACGGGCTTGCGTAAGGAAATAAGCCATCCAAAGACTGTAGAGACATATATTGCTAGTATTCAGCACCGCCGAAACTGCTGGCCCTAACCAATGCCGCTCTCTCCTGGCTGTATCGCGATAGCGACTCCGTACTCTGATTTCGACTGCGCGAGAAGGACGGACGCGTCGATGAGAAAGAAGTCCTCTGGCTGAGGGATGGCCTTGGCGGTCCGCCGGTTAGGATGCCATCACTGGCGCCTGCTTCCATGATACCAGACAACTCATCAGCTGGCACGGCAACATCATCATCGATGCGATGGACAAGCCATGCAGCACCCAGAACCGTGATACCTCCAAGGGCCATGACGATAGAGATACTACGATCTCCTGGAGTGCCTCGCGGTTTCTGGAAGAACTTGAAGATGATGCTAGAGCCGACCGTCGCGATGATCTGCGGTGCTGCGATGGCCATGTTGTGTATGCCAAGAATGATGCCGGCCTGATCCGCCACCTGCTCATCCCTTTCCACTTCTAGCTGACCCGAGCTGGTTTCGGATGAAGGAgtttcgtcctcgtcgtaaGGCTGATCCAGGGTAAGTCCGCGCCGCCTCTGTTGGGCTCGCAGGACTGCATCACGCCTCGAAATCTCCGCTAAAAGTCACCCGAGAAGTTAGTCACGTTTTGACCAAGACCGGCGAGGAACAGGGACGGGAGCACCATACAAGATATCAGAGACCATGGAGCCCACAGCGTCAAGGCCCACGTAATACCAACCAGCCCAATGAGAACCGTAGCTGCCTCGACTGATTCGACAAGGACAGTACAGCCCATGCTGAATGCGAATAGAATATGGGAGAACATCCAGGCACGACGGAGCGTAAATCCAGGAATGACCAGGCGGTCCAGCCACGACCGACTGCTGCCGTTAGCGTTCTTGGCATTGGCGAGCACCGACGGCCCCTCACCAGGCGCATCCGCCGATACCACTGGGGCTGCGTCGTATGTGGGCTGAATAAAGAAAGGCAGGAAAACGTTTGTGCTGAGGCTGGTGATTGAGTATATCAACAGAGCAAAGGTTCCCACCCGAGTGGCACGCTCGTAAAGCTCATCGAGCTCCTTGGGAGTCATGTTCGGATTGTTGCGCAAGAACGGCTGTACATAGATCTCACCAATATAGGCCGATGTGTAGAAAAGCATGGGGAAGAAACCAACCCAGGCGCAGAACTGCACTTGGCAAACCCGTTTGGTTACTGGGGGCAGGCGTTTTATCGACGTAAAGATCTTGGTAAAGAACGACAAGACGCCGGGCTGATCTCTTGGCGGTGGGCCCTCGAGTCTGGGATCACGCTCTGGTATGAGAATGCAGGTGATAATGACGGTGACTCCTAGGGCGATGCTGGCAATTGCACACAGATCCTGGAACTGCGTCTTTCCGAGCCACCAAGCAATCTTTGGCAGGTTCACGAAACCAGCAACATAGCCCACAATGTTTCCAACGCCCGTGATCCTGCTCGCCATGGAATTGGCAGCCTCTGGAGACATATGAAAAGTCAATCGCCATTTTCTGACAGACTAGCCAGTGGACGGACGACCACGGAGTTCAACGATTACATACCTTGCTGGTGGGATGGAGCACAATCCAATATAAATGCTCGAATTGCAGCTTGCACTGATTGCATGCAAGACAACCAATTAGCAAACCAAGGAACCGGGGGAGATGAGACGATCCTATTTTCGGCTCGACTGCGCGGTTcgccaagaaaagaagaaaaaagattcGAGTTGCATACCTGTGTTGATGGCAAAATCCAGAATATAAACCCAAAGAACAGCAACTACGATTATGGTTGTCTTGACCCCATCGGAATCTGCAGGGGCACCAAACAAACCAAGAATACCACTGACAATCTCCCTGGTCCAAGCCAAGAAGAGGAGCGAGGTAATGGTAGCGGCGGCACCAACAAGCATAAAGGGCTTCCGTTTGCCCCAGCTGATACGACAGTTGTCACTGAGCATGCCCACATATGGTTGCACCAGGGTGCCGGACAGCGGACCAGCGATCCAGACCAGTGCCATTAGAGACTTGCTCAGGCCGAGAGAGAGCAGATACGGCGATCCATTGGAGAGCTCGACGGACCAGGCTATTTGCAAGCCACCGATGCTAATTGTCAGTAGGATGAGATACCATACGCTCTTTGTTGTTTCGAACGGGTCgatctcgtcgtcgtcgtcctcgataGCCGACTCGCGGCGTGCCATCAAGGAATCGACCTCGTCATCCTGAGGCGATAGCAGCGGCGACTGTTCGTTCTGGTTAGGGTCCTTGCGCCCATCTCGCCTTGGCTCGTCTATCGATACATGGCGCGCGGCGTTcgcggcggaggcggctgGGGGCTCTGCTGATGACGGAGGCATGCGATTGTTCGGGATGAGCGGAGTCGACTAGTTGTTTTTGTATGCTTCCGGAGCGATTTGTTGTCGTGGTATGTGGACCGGAGGAGCTCTCGGGATGCAAGGAGGAATGACAAGTGCTGTTCCGTTCTGGCCGGTGATGAAAGATTTGATTGCAGGGTTTAAGCTTTCGAGGGCTGGGGTTTTAAGTTTTCTCAAACCAACGCTTGGTTGGCCAACGGCAGTTGTTTGCGAAGCTCCAGTCTACTTAGGTGTATTGTTTGAAAATCAATTCGAGGccgtaaaaaagaaaatgcgcAGTGCCTGGTGTATCACGCGCTCGAAACCCACGGCATACCTCAGGTAACTAACTCAAATGAGGGGATGCCACGAGACCGAGCTTGGATGGATGTGATGGCATCTGAGGTTGGGCTGGGTTGGGATTCCGGCTGATGGTTCTGCCTGCATCAAACAGGGGACTTGTATGGTATGCAACGACAACGGGCCAAGCTGCAACTGTAATTAGGCAGTTCTTCTCAATTGaccaaaaaaagccgccccagTCACCCATGAGTGAGACCAGACGACCTCAGTCAGCAGCTTCAATTGGGTGCCTACCCCCGCGCGGTATGGCTGAGCTCCGCGCTGGGTGCGTGTAATGTTGTCTACTACGTAATCGAGGTTCATCCATACAAGCACATGGCTATACTAGTAAAGGCATGCCGATCCTCCATGCACTTACTTCTGCAGACAAGTGGATAATTATTTTTGGTACAGGTActcttacctaggtaggtagttgacTGACCATTAACTGGGGGCTGGGGTTATTCCCGCTTTTCCAAAGGCCCCCAAGGCCCCCAACTTGGATGATCCACTACACTGCGCTAAAAACGAAACTGGAATCGTAATGCTTGGCGCTGTTGCGACTCGCCCGCGTGAAAGCGCAATTCCATCTCAAATCTCAAAGACAGCCCTCTCTGTATGTTTGATTGATTATCATGTTCGGAGCATCTGTCATTTTTTTCCCACCCATTAACCACAGCCACAACTACAAATCATCCACCACTTAGCGACGCATTTTGCTCGACAGCCACAACCGACTTCAAAGCGCATGctaccttttttctttctcgccAGGACGGTAGCGTACTCACACGCTGCGAAGCCGACGTAGCCAGCCCGTCCCTCGTCGGCCGCAGTCATGACTTTCGATATCGCCGGCAACCTCCTGGAGCTCACCAGTATGCTAAGCCGCCATCTCGCAAAACACTCCCGACGCTTTCCAATGGCCTCGCTACGGACACTCTTTACTGACTGGATTTAGGGCGCGCTGCCGAGGAACCCGAACCTGGAGGTACGATACTAACTAGCACACTGCCATGATGATCTCTTGTCTGGGAGCCGCAGCCTGACTGACAGCCCTTGCCGATAGAGGATACATCTAAAAAGGAAACATACTCATCATGGGCGCTTTTCATCCTCATCGTGCTGCTGATCGCTGCGTTCTTTGCGAGCTACTTTCTCTCGCTGAAGAAGGTGACAGCAGTACATGAAACTGTCGTCTCCATATTTGCCGGTTTGCCGACCCTTGCAACAACCTCTTGTTCTCCCACCGCTATGAGTCTCACTGACACGGGTCTCGTTATTTTCGCATTTTAGGAATGGCAGTTGGCCTTGCCCTGCGAGTGTTTGCCGTCGATGGACTCCAGGACCTCGTCAGCTTCGATTACCAAATCTTCTTCAACCTCCTCCTTCCACCCATCATCCTCTCGTCCGGCTACGAGTTACATCAGGCCAACTTCTTCCGGCACATCGGAACAATTCTCACGTTCGCATTTGCTGGCACGTTCCTGTCTGCAGTAGTCATCGGTGTTATACTATGGCTTTACACTCGCGTACCCCTCGAGGGGCTCACCATGAACTGGATCGATGCCATATCTGTTGGCGCAACTTTGTCAGCTACCGATCCTGTCACCATCATAGCCATCTTCAACTCGTACAAGGTGGACCCGAAGCTGTATACCATCATCTTTGGAGAGGCCATCCTCAATGACGCTGTGGCCATTGTCATCTTCGAGTCGGCGCAAAAGTCCGCCAGGGGCTTGACCAAAGGCAGCGCTGCTGGCATCTCTACCTTCTTCTGGGGTTTCTGGATTTTCTTGAGGGACTTCTTCGGCAGCTTGTTCATCGGGGCGCTTCTTGGCATCCTCACCGCGCTCATGCTCAAGTACACGTACCTCAGGAGGTTTCCCAAGCTGGAGAGCTGCTTGATTGTGCTTATTGCTTACGCCACGTACTACTTTTCCCAGGCCATACACATGTCTGGAATTGTGTCACTGTTGTTCTGCGGAATCACACTCAAACACTATGCATACTTCAACATGTCGCGAAGAACTCAGCTTACGACCAAGTACATGTTCCAGGTCCTCGCACAACTGTCTGAGAACTTTATCTTTATTTACCTGGGTGTTTCCCTCTTTACGGACAAGGATCTCCAGTTCCAGCCCCTCCTCATCATTGTCACTGTCATGGCGGTGTGCGCAGCTCGCTGGGTTGCCGTATTCCCACTCTCGTGGGCCATCAACTGGTTCCACAAGTACCGGGCAGAAAGACGTGGCATCAAGAACGTGCCCGAGGAGCTGCCGTACAAGTACCAAGGCATGCTGTTCTGGGCAGGGTTGCGTGGAGCGGTCGGTGTTGCCCTGGCCGCGTTGTTGACGGCCAAGGACCACCGTGCATTCAAGGCGACCGTTCTGGTTGTGGTGGTGCTCACTGTCATCATATTTGGTGGCACTACGGTCAACGTGCTTGAAATCCTCGAGATCCGCACGGGAGTGACGGATGAGATCGATTCTGACGATGAATTCGACATCGAGGCAGTTGGGGGCTACTACAAGCGATCGGGTAACGGAATAGGTTATAGCCCGGCCGGGCGCAATGGTGTTGTGCCCCTGGACACACGTCCAGGTCGGAGACGTGACAGTAATGGCGCCGTCGGTGGAAGAGACGCGAGCGGCTGGAGCTCAGGACATAGATCTCCCTTGAGTGCGGCAAGGCCTGGCAGTCTCGTCCGTACAGGGTCAACACGCGAAGAAGCGGAAAGACTGGACCTCCTTGGCAACCCGGGCGGCTCGACAGACTCGGATGACTTTGGGAGCGACATTGACACGTCGGACCTGCCGCCACCAGCCCCTAGGAGACGATCCAGCCCAATGCCGCCTACGGGCGACGAAGAGGCAGCTGGTTTGCCAGCGGGGGGGAGCAGGACAAGGTCGAACACAGAGACGGGTGGCTTGTCGGCCACGGCCGCGATCCGCCAGCTGTTCAGCACCGAGGACCCAACAGCCCTGTTCAGGCAGCTGGACGAGGACTACATCAAACCGAAGCTACTGCTCGATGGCGGTGCCGGCCGTGGGAACGGTGGTGGCGCTGGCGGATCGAGTTAGGGCTTTCTTTTGTATAATTTCGGGTACATATTTTATAGACACTCAAACGCATGGCATGAACTATCAGTATGGAGCACTAGTCGAAATAATTTCTATGCAGCAGTGGCAGGGTGACGGCCTCAGAAACTTTTGACTATGTACAGAAGAAAGTCAAGACACTGTAGATGTGCCTCATTTATTCGGACAAGTCGATCCCATGCACATTTCTTTCTACCTGTATGACGACACAGCAGTAGTAGATAATATAGGGGGGGTTGTTTGTCCTTGTTTTCTTGAATACTAAGAAATGAGCAATAGCAAACTAAAACTTTCGAACTAGGAAACCCCAGGCTGACGCTGAACGCACCGCAATGCAGTCCATCAGGGTATTACCTTCCAATAGCCTTCGATCGAGGAATGTTCCAGTGGCTCTTttgaaaataaaaataccaaGTTCATCATGCAGCACCATCATGCCCCTCCGACTAACGGCCTCCGACTAACCTCCTCATTTGGCAAACCTTTCCTCACTACGGCAACTCTTCCTTTGAACCCTTGGGTGCATTTCCGACCTGTTGTGACAGCCACCGAGCCTGGCTTGTTAGTCAGGGGTGCATTTCTTAAAATAAAAGGTGTCGAGACTAGCCAGCCAAGGACCAGGGCGTGGGGACAAATAAAGAGAAAACACAAAAATAAACATTATAGCATGAACAACTCACCGGAGGTGTATAAGTAAACTTGGCGTCTTTTGGGACAAGGTAGTCACGCAGGCGGTCTTCCCACTCGACGCCCGTCTTGGACCGGAAGAAGGCCTTGAGCAGATCAAACTCGCGAGGGAACAAGCCCTGGGTGGCCGAGGGTCGGTGGTAGTTAGGTGGCGAGCGCTTCTTCTTGATGAACTTTGCTACAAAGTGGTACAGGCGAGGGGTGGCGTTGGACTCGAAaagctgttgttgtttttttaaaCGTCTTTTGGTGAGTTTGGGATGCAAAATATTGCCCTGGAAATCCAAAGAGGAGTGTGTGACAACATAACGGGAGATGTGGCTTATgttatctttttttgtttttttaggGTGACTCACATAAAGTGTGTAGCAGCTCGAGTCCTTGCCCTCAAGAGTGATTTCATACTTGAAGCTGGTGCTGTCTGTGTAGACATGGTTGAGTTCTGTATCCACCGGTAGCCGTCGATGATTGCAATGTTGGTGAGTGGTAAGGTTCCTTTTCAAAGGTGGGAGATTTGTGGTGTAGAACACAGGTGTGAAGTAAGATATGAGTCTTACCGGTGTTGACGAAGCCATCCTCTTCCAACTGTTTGCCCTTGGCAAGCCTCTTTTCCTGCACTGCCTTTTGGctctccttcttctcgggTCGATTCCATTCGTAGTCCAGCTCCCTCAGTTTCTTTGCCTTGAGGCAGCTGAATTCAAGCCAGTCTGACTTGACAATGAATATCTTGTGTAGGTTCTTGCTGCCTCGCTTGCCCTTGTTCTTGGCCTTCATGATTCGATAGGCATCCGCGACTGTGTGTGTTTCCCGTCCACAAAGTGTGTGTTAGATCAAGCCTATCATAAGTGCACGACATCAAGATTACGAGATGTGAGAGATAGCTGAAGTCAAGTAGAAGCATTGGGTGACATATGGCTATTTTACTTACCTCGGCCAAAGATACCCGTTCCTCCCTTGTCAAACTCCTCCTTGGAGCACACCAGATGGGTCACCGTATCGTCCACCTTGTCGACCAGCTGGCCATGTCGGTACTTGATCCACCGCTCGATCTGCGGCTCCGTCCAGTTCTCATCTAGCTGGCCCGCTATGGCAATCTTGCAGCCGCGGAAGACGGGCTTCTCCCACGGTTCCATCTTTTTGGTCCGCGCTGGTTTCGACATGGTGATAAAGGTCTGAGAGTCGTCAAAACTCCCCCGCTCTACGTATGTTTGTGGTGCGAGGCTTTAGCCGCGAAAGAGGCTGCGAAAATGGAAGGATTCCAAAAAGACGCTGTTGAAGAGATCTTGAAGAATGGTGGAAGTCTGGAGAGAAGTCTCATGCAACTAACTAGCTGAAAGATTATGGACCCAGGTAAGGTGCTCTGGGAGAAAGTGAGGATTGTGGAAATAAAAGTGAGGTCAGCACACGAGCTTCTGGTGTAGGAAGAGTCTCGACTGGTTGTCAATGTGATACCAGTACTGGTAAGTGATGCTCAAGTCAGATCCAGCGAGGAGATATTTGGAGGCAAGCTGAGAGAAGATGCCACTATATCGTTCTCATTATCTCGCAGGTCAAACCCGGGGATATTGTAACGCTTGAAAAGAGTCAAGAATGTGGGTGAGACGGAAAGAAAGAGCAAGAAGTGGCGGGACAAGAATAGAGAAGAAAGCGCCGATGGTTCTTGTGCTGATGTGCCGgtagagaaaaagaaagactgTGCAATGATTAGAGGTGGAAAAATGTCTATATTCTGCCGGGCGAATGGTTTCTGGGCAGATTTGGATGATCGAATAACTATTCTAGGCCCTATATCCTACTCCAGATAGCAGCATATAAGTGTGTTTGGTCGGCTTCACATCAACCCTCTGATGAACTGATCCAGCCCTAGCTCAAAAAGCTCATTCTTGACACCCTCTCCACCCTTGTGCTCGACCGGCGCCAGGGGATTTTTGACAACTTTGAAAGAAACCAGCAATATTAGCAACCACACACATGAGACATGAAGAAAGACCGCCCGAGAAAGTGTTTCTCAAAGGACATGTATCAGTTTTCCAAGGATAATACGCACCATATTCGACCCAGAGGTTGATATAAATCTGGTGCAGCACGTTCCGCATGCTCATGCTGGCCGTGTCGGTGAGCAGCACAAAGCGCAGGTTCGTCGGCGTCTCGTAAAAGTGCAGCTTGTATTGGGCGGTCCGGTACGCGATGAAGGCGTCGTCGTCCCCGCCGAGCTTACGCACCATGttgcgcagcgagaagacgGTTCCAAAGATGAGCTTGGCGTCGTCCTTGCGGCTGTCGCGCCCAGGCTTGCCCGTGTCCGGCGCACTCGGCGGTGGGGGAAGCCATTGCTTGGTGTAGATGCATTCGGCTGTTTTATAGGTAGCGTAAgcaagacgaaaaaaaaagaaagaagacaaGAGAAGAGAGCAGTTACGTACTATGCCTGTCGAAAATGTAAAACGAGTATACGACCATGATGAATGATCACGGCGCCTGGCTTTCCCAGGCTGAAtgaaccaaaagaaaaaggtaacaaaaaacaaaggtCTCAGGTTCAGGTGGGCAGTATATCTGCTTCAGAGTCCCCTTTAAGTCTGTATATGGCGACAATCCGCAGCATCTGCCTCCTTTCCAAGACTGCGTCGCCAATGTTGATTTGCCTAGAAAAGTCAAGTActcaagtaggtaggtaccttgggtaaGGGTAGTAAGTCAGGACACGAGAGTGTTATTCTGACACTGGGTTTCCCTCCCCCAAATATGCCGTTGGTTCGATTGATAAATATCCCTGGACAGCGACGACGAGAGGCTCTGCTCGCAATATCAGTCAGTCATTCATGCATCGCATCCTGCAGACAAAGCAAACAAATGTAATCAGAGGTGTTGTAAATGGGTTGTTTTTTGTGAAGCTTGCACCCGCAGTTTTGGGAGCTGTCGCTGACCATGATTCACAGTGCGAGACATCATTTCTCCAGGGTGGAGCGATATCACGTGCACCCCTCAACCAGGACAGACGGCAGAGACAGACAATAACCGATATGCATATTTGTTGCTTAGATACCTACGACACAATGTAGCGTGCTTCCCGTCATCCTTCATTAACTTCTTGTATTCAGTTCTTTTTGTTCGTCTCTCGACACGCCTTTGGCATGCCGAGTGTCTATGTTAAGTTGCACGGCTCATGTCCGCCAACTGCTCCGCTACACCTCACTGTTCTCCTGATATCTCGAGGGATAGCATACAATAAACAGCCTTCCATATGCTGAATCTCATCCCAAACCCTCGACAAACGCCTTCGCTGAGAATAGAAGGAACTAACTATATGTACATTAAAAAGCATTTTTATGTTTCAAGTATTGCGCCCGCAAATATGCTCTCAACCTCTTCCCCGTCATCAGCTGCTAGCAGCCTGCGCGCTTTCACTGCTGGCTTGTCGCTGATGCTGAGTCGCATTCGTCTGAGACTGGCCTTGCGCCGTTGGTGTTGGCGTCGCCGCAGTGGTGGTCGTGGTCGTAGCCGTGGCTGTGGCTGTGACAGGGGCCGGGGCCGGGACTgatgccggtgccggtgccggagTAGGGGTTGGGGTCGGCTTCGGTGTCGGGGGCTGCTTGTTCTGGCCTGTGGGCTGCGCCTGAGCCGGGGCGTGGGCCTGAACGTGACCTTGGACTTGACCTTGGCCTGGGTGTTGGGGTTGAGCTTGAGGTTGACCCTGACCCTGGCTTTGATTTTGGGCCTGCACCTGAGCTTGCACCTGAGTCTTAGGCTGGACCTGAGGCTGGACC from Pyricularia oryzae 70-15 chromosome 4, whole genome shotgun sequence includes these protein-coding regions:
- a CDS encoding general alpha-glucoside permease, encoding MPPSSAEPPAASAANAARHVSIDEPRRDGRKDPNQNEQSPLLSPQDDEVDSLMARRESAIEDDDDEIDPFETTKSVWYLILLTISIGGLQIAWSVELSNGSPYLLSLGLSKSLMALVWIAGPLSGTLVQPYVGMLSDNCRISWGKRKPFMLVGAAATITSLLFLAWTREIVSGILGLFGAPADSDGVKTTIIVVAVLWVYILDFAINTVQAAIRAFILDCAPSHQQEAANSMASRITGVGNIVGYVAGFVNLPKIAWWLGKTQFQDLCAIASIALGVTVIITCILIPERDPRLEGPPPRDQPGVLSFFTKIFTSIKRLPPVTKRVCQVQFCAWVGFFPMLFYTSAYIGEIYVQPFLRNNPNMTPKELDELYERATRVGTFALLIYSITSLSTNVFLPFFIQPTYDAAPVVSADAPGEGPSVLANAKNANGSSRSWLDRLVIPGFTLRRAWMFSHILFAFSMGCTVLVESVEAATVLIGLVGITWALTLWAPWSLISSEISRRDAVLRAQQRRRGLTLDQPYDEDETPSSETSSGQLEVERDEQVADQAGIILGIHNMAIAAPQIIATVGSSIIFKFFQKPRGTPGDRSISIVMALGGITVLGAAWLVHRIDDDVAVPADELSGIMEAGASDGILTGGPPRPSLSQRTSFSSTRPSFSRSRNQSTESLSRYSQERAALVRASSFGGAEY
- a CDS encoding sodium/hydrogen exchanger 3, which translates into the protein MTFDIAGNLLELTRRAAEEPEPGEDTSKKETYSSWALFILIVLLIAAFFASYFLSLKKVTAVHETVVSIFAGMAVGLALRVFAVDGLQDLVSFDYQIFFNLLLPPIILSSGYELHQANFFRHIGTILTFAFAGTFLSAVVIGVILWLYTRVPLEGLTMNWIDAISVGATLSATDPVTIIAIFNSYKVDPKLYTIIFGEAILNDAVAIVIFESAQKSARGLTKGSAAGISTFFWGFWIFLRDFFGSLFIGALLGILTALMLKYTYLRRFPKLESCLIVLIAYATYYFSQAIHMSGIVSLLFCGITLKHYAYFNMSRRTQLTTKYMFQVLAQLSENFIFIYLGVSLFTDKDLQFQPLLIIVTVMAVCAARWVAVFPLSWAINWFHKYRAERRGIKNVPEELPYKYQGMLFWAGLRGAVGVALAALLTAKDHRAFKATVLVVVVLTVIIFGGTTVNVLEILEIRTGVTDEIDSDDEFDIEAVGGYYKRSGNGIGYSPAGRNGVVPLDTRPGRRRDSNGAVGGRDASGWSSGHRSPLSAARPGSLVRTGSTREEAERLDLLGNPGGSTDSDDFGSDIDTSDLPPPAPRRRSSPMPPTGDEEAAGLPAGGSRTRSNTETGGLSATAAIRQLFSTEDPTALFRQLDEDYIKPKLLLDGGAGRGNGGGAGGSS
- a CDS encoding transporter particle subunit bet5, with product MVSDSSQNCGCKLHKKQPIYNTSDYISECIYTKQWLPPPPSAPDTGKPGRDSRKDDAKLIFGTVFSLRNMVRKLGGDDDAFIAYRTAQYKLHFYETPTNLRFVLLTDTASMSMRNVLHQIYINLWVEYVVKNPLAPVEHKGGEGVKNELFELGLDQFIRGLM